The nucleotide sequence GGCCTCAAACGTGGCTTAGCAGCTCCTATCGAAGAAGAAGATAACCATCATCCTCAACACCATTCGCACAATAACGGAGACGCACCGGCTACCAAGAGAATGTTAGCTGTTGAAGAATCGCAAAATCAGGCTCAACATTCCAATACCAATAATACCTCTAGACCTCCTTTGAATCGCGGAGATTCGTTGCCCGCCGTCAGCATTGCTGTACCGTTTACGCCTGAAAGGCCACCTTTCAAAACAGAAGCTAAACATCCTCTACGTACATCGTCGTTTGATACTGCGGCTACGTTTAAAAATAATGGTACGTTTTATTCGTTTGTAAAAATCAGTTATTAGTTATTACCTAGATATCATATTAAGTAAGCACACACGAcgtttatgtacctacttgtgtatcatactcgtacttatacgGGCTGTTGAAACTTGAACTGAACGTGGAACATAAAAACTGACTATTGTCAGATGTTTGGTGAGAACCGAAACTTGGAGCAAGGTTATTCTGATCATATTCCTCACAGATCAATGCTGATGGAAATACCCAAATCCCAATCACTAATTAGTTTGAACAATATGTTCACTCAAATAAATCATTAATAAGTAGCTTTCAAAATGATCCATTTCatagtacttacctactacctatctttttaaaaaaatatatatacctattacctacctaggtatttattatTAATATGGGGACTGGGGAGACAAGTTTTTCTGtcttaattgatttttgtcacTCGATAGCTTTATTTATGATTCGCTATCTTCAACTACATTATTTCAGAAACAGAAATCCAATCCTTAAGTGTAACCTAAACTCATCACAAAGTTCTGCATCACGCTATTACTGATGATAGCGATGCTATACTGAAGTGTGAAGTGAAACTCCCAAACTGATGAACCtttcgtgatttttgataaCACTTGGCACTTGAACCCATATTTTCAACACCCAAAAACGTTAACCGGTAACCTAAACCATTGTTAAGTCACAGCTTCAACACTCAACAGCCCTGATATTGAAAAACACTTCACATCCTATGCCGATGCTATGAAACACCAGGTACCGCGTCGTTAAGTCTCtcatttatacttttttattgTTATGATTGCAAATTACCATTCGCAGTATTTGAAACGATCGACTGCCATAAACATGGGGAAGAAATTGAGTTAAAACTTCCATTATTACCTAATTTATAGgctgtaaaaaataataatcgtcTTGGTAGGGTTTGCGTAAATAGAATGACATATTTTTAAAGATCAGGTTCAAATGCTGTAGCGTGACACAGTGGTACAGCAATCGATTTATGAGCACTTGTTTAGAAAGTGCatccaattcaaaaatacaatagGTAACACCGATGCATCAGACTACTACTGCCGATGTTTTTTCCCAAAAGGTCGTTCGACATCGATCCACTTACTGACACGTACAATCGATAGTATCAAACACCTACCTGCCTAAGCTTTGGCTAAAATTTCGTTTTACGCAGTCTGCCCACCAGCCTCTCTTTCCGCATACGTTAGATGAAGCTTGAAGCGTAGTCGACTCAAAATCTACGTGTTTTCTCGCCAATATGAATGTCGTACCCTATCACCGTCGCTACGTCATATTGTCATACTAGGCTCGACGAAAACACCgaactatttttaaaatcgtaAGACCGCAAAAACGTTCGCTCCGTCGTTAAAAATCCGAggaatttgcaatttttcattgatttttattccTGCCACGATAACCACCTCGTGAATAGGTTAATTTGGCGCATTGATCAGATAATGTGCGTCTAAGATGTCGCATAGAGCGTAGGAGACGCAGGTATGCAACGCGACGCCGCGCCGTGAAGTTTattaaataattcattaaaagGCGCGCCGCGTACAATGCTAGGTGCACTAATTGTCTAAAAATGTCCAAGTGCGTTGATAATGTCGAATTTAAAATCGCCACGTTGATTTGTATTCCGATTTCTTACAACGTGACGTCACAGTTTGTTCTGTACTTCTTCATCTCTTCTTCCGtgctggtgttttttttattccaacagtcatttctgaattttgttGTGCATAATGAAAATATGCGTGCATATTAGTATTACATTTGACGGCGCggcagtgttttttttcaacgtttttctcCTTCAGGTATACACAAGTCACAAACTCATCTTTAAAAAATGCGGGCTGAATTATTATTAGCTGTGATATTAGACTACATTACCACTGCACCGAAGATCTCATTATTTTACTATGTTTatggttttttcttcttttttttttttagtattgaTAGTTTGATACCTTTTACTCAGTTAtatcgtacctctacctacttattgtttGACAACGAGCAAGAATATTCTAGCGTATAATTTTTATAGGATAGTTTACCCCGTGCTCGCCATGTATACAAAAATCTAGTCAAGATATTCACACGCGTTTACATACTACCTACAAAACACCCGCGTACAAAATTTAGCAagatactttgaaaatttgtaagtgAACAAGTTATTacaagaaaattataaaatgggAAACTGAATGCTATTAGATATActtattatgtactttttttttcaatgcatgtGAAATGCGTGTATTCACGTACACAAACATTAACACACCACGTCGAAATGGCGATAACCATTTTAGCTTGATTATCATATCAAATGGGAATTAAATCCGCATATATCGATAAAATACTTGTACTTAGTAGTTAGTACTGTATGTGGTTTTCGTGAAGAAACCAGACATTTATGTACTACATATGTATAGATTTAATGTTCCTCATGTTctataaaatacgagtatcgtGAGTCTATTAGGTTCTAGCTCTGCTaccattttaaattcaaatgcAAGTCTACACTCGAGAGAAGTTGACGATCTCAATAAATCGATTGTTGTAACCACCTGTGATAATTCTGTACAGCAAAAGAACGTTCATTTAGAtgaattttgttgtaaaaatatctgaaaaaaaggtcatttgtTTAAAGATTGGTATTGGCATGTACTTCTGCTATTCTGAATCTTGTCTAAAAATCTGaacttatttggaaaaaaaaatgcgtGAAAAAATGATGTACCTACCCTGGTCCCTTCAATTTCCAGATTAAGCTCATGTCAGAAAAATCCATTATGTACATGGTTTGTCAGCCTTGCATCAatggtatgtatgtacatgtgAATTTTGCATTTCTATGCGAGGTACATAGCAGATACCTATTGCTGCCTGCTGGTATTGGTGAAAATGAGCCGAAAAAAACTTCAGTTTATTCTGTAAAGAAGATCAGTGCACGCTGACTTCTGGTACATATATCTAATAGAGCCAATGGAATCTGCTACTATATGCAGATGCACGATACATCGTTATTTTATGGAACATTCGTGTAAAATAAGAAGCGCGGTTCGTGGTATATACGCATGTAagagtaaaacattttttatatggATTTGTGTAGGTTATCCCGGTCAACCACTCTCGAATGGTACGGGTTCAAGCTCTCCTCTCGGCGGCGCAAGAACCAATTCGCCCCAAGAAACTACGCAGCAAATTCCTCAAGGAGGCAGTAGTCAGAGTCCAATGGCTGCTTTGATATCTGTCGCCGATAATATACCGCCCGGCTCGCCCAGAAGTGCTGGTGGAAGCCCTCCCAGCTCTGCAATACCTCGTTCAGCATCTCGAGGCTCTCTGCACTCTCCTAATTCTTCAGGTAACTGACCAACATAATACTAGATGCTTAAGGTTGTTAGCAGATTATGCAACCAGCGCGTCGTCGTCGCTCGTTCAAATAAGTACAAGTCCGACAACAACCTCTCGTTCGTCGACAAATTTGCATTATCGAtgggtttatttttaaaacacggtGCATTTATGGTTGCGTCACCATCGTGTGTATCGTCGGGTTAACGTTGGTACCACTCGGACtgggttttctttttcttttctttttcttcgtctACTCGACTTCCTCGCTTACACTAcgttcatgttgaaaattttcaaggtctaGGTAATTCGTGCTTAATCGCATTACCTACCACGTTAATCGgggaaatatatttttgaacattttctcgATAACCTACTCGAATTTTATAGCACAAAGATTAGTTTTTTCACGTTTGGTTTAGATTGGATACGAAAAATCGGGAAAGAAGgcggtcaattttttttgttctgttcgGATTCTTGGATCGTTTGTACAATCGGAAATATTTGCGTTGTTCATACTCGAGACAAGataaaccaaaccaaaccaaaccaaaccaagcTACTACATCGGTATGTGGTATTGAAAGAACTTGCAATAATAACCTTTTTGTTTGAATTATAGGTTCTTCCAGTGGCCGAAGGTCATCCGGAAGCAGACACGTTAGTTCAACGACAGTCAGCTCCAGCGAAGCTGTAGCAAACGGTGTTCCAGAACCTGGTGTGGGCAACGGTTCTGGTCAGGAGTCAAATAGTAATCAAACGCCGCCCGCCGCCGCCACTGCTCCGGCTGCCGCTACAACTCTCAAATGTACCCTTTGCCAAGAACGACTCGAAGACACACATTTCGTTCAGTGTCCTTCTGTACCTCTTCATAAGTTCTGTTTCCCATGCTCGAGAGAAAGTATCAAACGTCAAGGAGCGGGTTCGGAGGTaatttatatgatttttttcttcttctcccCTGCCTAAATGAGCCGACCGCGCGTGTACGCTACAACTTGCGTATCGTATATTAGGTACACATTATTTTATATACACtacatataaatattttttgtttattccAGGTTTATTGTCCGAGTGGCGAAAAATGTCCTCTGGCTAATAGCAACGTGCCGTGGGCGTTCATGCAAGGAGAAATCGCAACTATTCTAGGAGAAGATTTCAATAAAGTTAAAAAGGAACGAGATACATAATGGATGCCGAACCTTAACCAATGAGACACGTCTTCCTGTCGTCAAGGTTTTTTCAACGTGGTGCAGACGTGATATTCTGCACTCATATTTGCATCAGACAGGTGGTCCGAGGCGTATTCGGTATTTGCGATATTCGATATATCGTTGCGagataatataattttttccaactttataCATACCTCCAGAGaatcgtcgcgtcgcgtcgtcgcacGGATCGCAGTCGCAGACCGCAGAGCAATTTGTCTCCAATGTTACTTGTATGTAGAATGATGGCCTTACTGGCGCTGGAATAGCGCTAATCTAAGTACGGAGGCGAACAGATCGAAGTCTTTAGCCAACGTAAGAGGATCTTTATATGCGTTGCATTTATGTAAATACCTGTAAATTTTTACCTGCTTTTGCCCGCCTTCTCTCCTCTCCTCCTCTCTTTGTCAGTTGTTGAAAAGTAGTGTGTAAATTCGatttgatattcattttttccttatttatgtactttttgtTACAAATTGgcgttttaaaatcaaaaatgtatttttaatttacatacTCTCGATCATGGTATTTTTACGATAATCGACGcttgatatttttaattctaTTCTTCCTTCCTCTCTTCTCTCGCTCTTTCTCTGTCTTTGTATAGTGTGTATTTATTTAATACGCGTATTTATTCGATTATTATGTTGTTACCAAATatgatatcaaaaaatgatcagtATTGGTATAACATAAAACGGTTCCAtgttttattactatttttctttgttgaacaaattcgaatattttgttttattcaacGGAAGTTGaaagatttaatttattttattttttacccatTAACAATAATTTGGCAACGTTGTttgcaatatttgaaaaaattctatcttCTCATTCTTTTTCGTTGTCACTAAAATGCTGCTAAAATTAATCTGCGATTCTCCGAAATTGTTCCTGATGATTCGTCTAGCATTTAGATCGAatgcaaatgaattgattcgtaaaaaaaattctgagtttgAGGCGCTTTTCATCTGCAGTATTgctaatcaaaattcaatagaAATGTGAGCTTTTTGTTGAGAACGATTTTAAGATGAttcagacttttttttaggatgaaGATTTTAATAATGGGCTAGTTTTAACCTAAGATTTTGAATTCGTGCttgataaattttgaccaaattaatttctgaaaaatgcttagaatttgtatgtttttgaaatctagtgaaaaaaacacaataggTATTTGGAATTACTGGATTACCTATAATCCATTcatgtagaaaaaattctgaaaaatcgaagAAGATCTGAAATACAATGTTGCCGAATGATGAAATgaataaagttggaaaaatttttacggGTGTATTTCTATAAATCGAAACAATCACATAATTACGCGAAACGAAGCAATCATACGCGAGTAATGATCGTATATAACGCGAACTTCGAAATTCAGCGAGTATCCGATTGAagaatgtaattttaattttatactttATTCTGGGCattgttaccatattttttaataattcctcCCGTTGATAGAGACGACGGAGCGGCGATGGTATCTCAACATTATATCACTGCGTTCATAGCTCGttaatgaactttttttaaaaatttttttctcgagtaaAAGGTTGATAGTTCGAAAATCATCCACTCGAaagaattttacatttttattgtgTATTGGTAACTCTGCCCTGGCGGATATATATTAATATAGGTACTCGATGATGATATTTTTCTTGTACTTAATTATTACAATTGAGAATTGCGAACCtcgatattattatttttattgtacgAAGATCGTCGACAATATTTTACGCTCTAGTCGAAAAAGACGACCGAGAATTGGTGAAATGTTTCACCTAAATCGCCGCAATGGCGTTTTTTGATCGGTCATCATAATataatacctatgtataatGTGTAGTATCGAAATAATAAACTTTGTACCTATAGGACCAAATTACCATACAAGCCTTTTACAAGTATTTTTTAcgaggtaatttttaaaagggcggaatttttacctttttacaTTGCgctaagtaatttttttttgttgtttttggaagaagaaagtGCGCACGTAACTGCGTACCTATATATAATACATAATTTAGATCGCGGCGCATATTCGCTAAATGGGCTGTACTAGTTAGTATAAACATAACGGTATTTTcgaagtacaaaaattattacacTATATTTgcatttatcattttattaatGTACTGTGATAATGTTGATACAAATGCCATACGCGATGTAGTTTCTGGATACTGATATTATTATCTATTTTGGCCTTTTTTCCTATTATTATTGTAAGCCAActtgtagaattttttcgttttcaaattgtagAACGCGAGTGtaaattaggaatttttaaatattacttttttttactatgCGCATTATTTTAAACTAATGTTTTCATGCTTTTAAGTAATTGTTTTTTCCTCCTTCttgattataaaaataatgaaaaattaaaataacaagatctcctttttatttttatttattgtttttacggtaaattaaaaacaataaagGTTCATATCTATTTGGAGAATTTATTTCAACAAAGTGTACTTACTTACTGATGTCGCACGAgttgattattttattcaatatggTCGTAATAGGTTGGAGATGAACGTGCTTAATGTCATGAAAACTCGGAGGAAGGATTTAGAATCTTCGAAGAGCAAGCTTTGAACTAGTAATAAGTATGCGAAGTACACAAACAATATGCTTTTCATCGTTAATTAGGTACCGGTTCCGATGAATTTAAAGAGCTTCGTTCTGTGAAAATTTGCTAAACTTTttccaagtaaaaaaaaaaaaaatgacaaaatttacaaatttttccaaaaaggcaAACAATGAGCAATAATGTCAAAAGTGTACCTACCCAAAGCAAACtgtcatttccattttttgaacagTTCGTGATTGAAAAGGTAGGTGGAGGGGGTAACGGAGTTATGAAATTATGTATGGGTAGATTCTGTTACGAAATCCCGTCTGGTAAGTCATACCTCATGTGGCATTCAAACAATCGTTGGCCCTGCAAAATATTCCACaggcaacttgaaaaaacgaaatgCTTTAAAATACAAATCAGGCTGAACTGAagtattacctatttttataaaCACCATGATAAACACCTTCATTGTTGAAGAACAGCCGTTCAGAATTCAGAATCGTCCAATTTGCTCTCAGAGCATTATCTGCTTTTGTGTTTAGAGTTGCGTATCAGTACCTATTTtgcaggatttttttaaaatttttcttgaagatgaatttttttatgtaggCCCCCAGTACTTCttcctacttacctactttgaaatttgtttttgtacAGATATCGAATACTTATACTTAGTGGAACTTCAATGTTCTTAAGATTTTATTCTTGCAATTTTGTATTTACCCTTTTTTTGGTAGATACGTAGTTAAATTGCTcattgtacatttttgaaaacgatttgTTGCATGTTTATTGTTTTAGCCGAATTTCCATTGTACATAGGATCCATTGTCTGTGTCAActgtttggtaggtacctagacctaagtacctacatggTAGATTTTCGCATGGTCGAAATCGACATTAAATAAAGTAATATTATAGGAGCTAATTTTGATATTGGCAGATGAAATGATTAGTTTACGTTATACTCGGCTAGTCAAGTAAAATCATTCTCTAT is from Planococcus citri chromosome 1, ihPlaCitr1.1, whole genome shotgun sequence and encodes:
- the LOC135832479 gene encoding interferon regulatory factor 2-binding protein-like A, yielding MSTMQVAKRQHCYLCDLPRMPWAMIHDFSEPVCRGCVNYEGADRIEIVLDTARQMKRAHGFQESRSASVNSANNGTLAATHHHASVSKSSAMHRSSVAHDTSHQNGVTFIKNESLEVVGLPPTAHVSNRQSQQPGPPPPGSAMHASYATLHHSRTNLLSDYSAATQQPQTRTSQNQLSRNLQASSESEHEMISGIQRASVRLPSNAHLTAASVVPHHVPQNHNVRTTPMAQQSLGLKRGLAAPIEEEDNHHPQHHSHNNGDAPATKRMLAVEESQNQAQHSNTNNTSRPPLNRGDSLPAVSIAVPFTPERPPFKTEAKHPLRTSSFDTAATFKNNGYPGQPLSNGTGSSSPLGGARTNSPQETTQQIPQGGSSQSPMAALISVADNIPPGSPRSAGGSPPSSAIPRSASRGSLHSPNSSGSSSGRRSSGSRHVSSTTVSSSEAVANGVPEPGVGNGSGQESNSNQTPPAAATAPAAATTLKCTLCQERLEDTHFVQCPSVPLHKFCFPCSRESIKRQGAGSEVYCPSGEKCPLANSNVPWAFMQGEIATILGEDFNKVKKERDT